One window of the Eucalyptus grandis isolate ANBG69807.140 chromosome 8, ASM1654582v1, whole genome shotgun sequence genome contains the following:
- the LOC120286554 gene encoding uncharacterized protein LOC120286554 yields MSSIGTSKGILEIAKFGVYVTVPIVLMYAFANNSKNLQKFMGTKSYVVYPPEGPRPPSPEELREMAREIARKRNNQ; encoded by the exons ATGTCGTCCATCGGAACGTCGAAGGGCATCCTGGAGATCGCCAAGTTCGGCGTCTACGTGACGGTCCCCATCGTTCTCATGTACGCCTTCGCCAACAACTCCAAGAATCTCCAGAAATTCATGGGCACT AAATCTTACGTGGTATACCCACCTGAGGGACCGAGGCCGCCTTCGCCAGAAGAGCTGAGGGAAATGGCAAGAGAGATTGCTCGCAAGAGAAACAATCAATAA